From Lycorma delicatula isolate Av1 chromosome 13, ASM4794821v1, whole genome shotgun sequence, a single genomic window includes:
- the LOC142333635 gene encoding protein lethal(2)essential for life-like gives MSASSLLPLLVSELLDEYNNPVPSLYDQHFGLGLHPNVEMSQPRLMHVPLYSGYLRPWRQGPSGNSGVSSIVNSENDFRVSLDVQQFKPEEITVKLQDDFLVVDAKHEERQDKHGFISRHFTRRYKLPENVDTDQIKSNLSSDGVLTLTAPKKVESKPGERSIPIERTNQPALKQRQGQSEGGQGEGKQEKMES, from the coding sequence ATGTCGGCATCTTCATTGCTTCCACTTTTAGTGAGCGAATTATTGGATGAATACAATAATCCAGTTCCATCGCTCTACGATCAACATTTTGGCTTGGGGCTTCATCCTAATGTAGAAATGTCTCAGCCTCGTTTGATGCACGTTCCTCTGTATTCTGGTTACTTACGACCATGGCGTCAAGGTCCTAGTGGAAACAGTGGTGTATCTTCAATTGTAAATTCGGAAAATGATTTCAGAGTTAGTTTGGATGTGCAACAATTTAAACCAGAAGAAATAACTGTTAAACTTCAAGATGACTTTTTGGTTGTTGATGCTAAACATGAAGAACGTCAGGATAAACATGGCTTCATTTCAAGACATTTCACACGTCGTTACAAGTTACCAGAAAATGTTGATACCGACCAGATTAAATCTAATCTTTCTTCTGACGGTGTTTTAACTCTTACCGCTCCTAAAAAAGTCGAAAGCAAACCTGGTGAAAGATCAATTCCAATTGAACGTACAAATCAACCCGCTTTAAAGCAACGACAGGGTCAATCTGAAGGTGGTCAAGGCGAAGGAAAGCAAGAAAAGATGGAATcctaa